A window of the Podospora bellae-mahoneyi strain CBS 112042 chromosome 6, whole genome shotgun sequence genome harbors these coding sequences:
- a CDS encoding hypothetical protein (EggNog:ENOG503Q3EV; COG:S) — protein sequence MESLFSADRCEKLRDLNVVNLIVSSVIVVGMLISYLPQHFRIISRGTSEGISPYFILLGTTSATSAFANILLLPQSRQDVACCKELETLHCVAGLLGIAQLGVQWICFTFIFVLFLVFFRYNPAHDPDNEELGEEEDQPRWQTALLVASLTLLHGLAVILVTGILSTLAKDHLEIWANVLGVMAALLAAVQYVPQIWTTYHLKHVGSLSIPMMCIQTPGGFLFAASLFARLGLAGWSSWGIFVLTATMQGLLLYLAIYYEIQSRNGLVSSTIDSLPPSHLHANGFDDDTPGRYTSHPEHYANSPDHLQTILDRQDSDAAAETTPLLKPGGIGDPHRNFDTNRG from the exons ATGGAGTCACTATTCAGTGCAGACCGCTGCGAGAAACTTCGCGACCTTAACGTTGTGAACCTCATCGTTTCGAG CGTCATCGTGGTTGGCATGCTCATCAGCTACCTACCCCAGCACTTCCGAATCATCTCGCGTGGCACCTCTGAGGGCATCTCGCCGTACTTTATCCTGCTCGGTACAACCTCGGCGACATCGGCTTTTGCCAACATCTTGCTGCTTCCCCAATCGAGACAAGACGTCGCCTGCTGCAAGGAGCTCGAGACATTGCACTGTGTTGCTGGACTGCTTGGGATTGCGCAACTAGGTGTGCAGTGGATTTGCTTCACCTTCAT CTTCGTCTtgttcctcgtcttcttccgaTATAATCCCGCCCACGACCCCGATAACGAAGAGctgggtgaagaggaggaccaGCCGAGGTGGCAGACAGCTCTGTTGGTAGCCTCGTTGACCCTGCTCCACGGCCTCGCTGTCATTCTCGTTACGGGCATTCTGTCGACGCTTGCCAAGGACCACCTGGAAATTTGGGCCAACGTACTGGGCGTCATGGCTGCTCTTTTGGCGGCAGTGCAATACGTTCCGCAAATCTGGACGACTTACCATCTTAAGCATGTGGGCAGTCTCAGCATTCCCATGATGTGCATCCAGACGCCCGGTGGCTTCCTCTTTGCGGCCAGCTTGTTTGCGCGCCTTGGCTTGGCTGGTTGGAGTTCGTGGGGCATTTTCGTCCTGACGGCCACCATGCaagggctgctgctgtacCTCGCCATCTACTACGAGATCCAATCCCGCAACGGCCTCGTCAGTTCAACCATTGACAGCCTGCCGCCATCACATCTTCACGCTAAtggctttgatgatgatactCCCGGCCGGTACACCTCTCACCCCGAACACTACGCCAACTCCCCAGACCATCTCCAGACCATCTTGGATCGTCAGGATAGCGACGCAGCAGCGGAGACCACACCGCTGCTCAAGCCCGGCGGTATTGGCGACCCTCACAGGAATTTTGACACCAACCGTGGATAG
- a CDS encoding hypothetical protein (EggNog:ENOG503NYGF; COG:S) yields the protein MSTEPNKNSPTHKLPTHPSKERTPEIQPPTTNKPSLNLLTSTTCPTTCPPKSPDPRNRDTPFFKSAQWTADGTTLLTLTSHPSIQTYVLPSTLLTPPHPFLTPTSTLPLPEPTSTFSPSPYFSLSHPSTHYLLTATTDHPIHLNPIFSPASPPLASFFLIKPETESYLPITSLIWPSPGTHFITGTTNLLALFDISRPDSLCSTPLLKIPTIPSTRHISKGNGIGMRGTVSALGLQPTGAGEGILAAGTWTRWVGLYDIYRSGSVIANFSVKPSADHEAGVKGKGVVQTIWSPCGRYLVVNERGSEGLLVYDVRGTHKLLGWLSGRDGTTNQRLGVDVFPDQNGNGFEVWAGRKNGTVVMYEGVGMNEEETKPTWEWGVNDGESAVGATAMHSSGSVLATCSGSWKVADGDSSDEGSSDDSDSDSEDDSSSGKKPAFVVEETSLKVWSIDASNGAAAQEFEPLEGDVEEKE from the coding sequence ATGTCGACAGAACCCAACAAAAATTCCCCGACTCACAAactacccacccacccatcaaaAGAACGTACTCCCGAAattcaaccaccaaccacgaacaaaccctccctcaacctcctgaCCTCAACCACCTGCCCAACTACCTGCCCCCCAAAATCTCCCGACCCCCGCAACCGCgacacccccttcttcaaatcAGCCCAATGGACAGCAGACGGCACAACCCTCctaaccctcacctcccacccctccatccaaaCCTACGttctcccctccaccctcctcaccccccctcaccccttcctcaccccaacatcaaccctccccctcccagaaCCAACttcaaccttctccccctccccctacttctccctctcccacccctcaacTCAttacctcctcaccgccaccaccgaccaccccatccacctaaaccccatcttctcccctGCTTCCCCCCCGCTCGCCTCCTTCTTTTTAATAAAACCAGAAACAGAATCctacctccccatcacctccctcatctggCCCTCCCCAGGTACTCACTTCATAACCGGaacaaccaacctcctcgccttaTTCGACATCTCCCGCCCTGATTCCCTGTGCTCTACCCCCCTCTTGAAAATCCCTACCATCCCCTCCACTCGTCACATCAGCAAGGGAAATGGTATAGGAATGCGAGGGACCGTTTCCGCGTTGGGGCTTCAGCCGACaggtgctggggaggggataCTAGCTGCGGGAACTTGGACAAGATGGGTGGGGTTGTACGACATCTACCGCTCCGGCAGCGTCATCGCCAACTTCAGCGTTAAACCCTCCGCTGATCACGAAGCGGGGGTTAAAGGCAAGGGAGTTGTCCAAACAATCTGGAGTCCGTGTGGGCGGTACTTGGTTGTGAATGAAAGAGGGAGTGAAGGGTTGCTGGTTTATGATGTGAGGGGGACGCATAAACTGCTAGGGTGGTTATCCGGCAGAGATGGGACAACAAATCAGCGACTCGGCGTCGACGTCTTTCCCGATCAAAACGGCAACGGTTTTGAGGTTTGGGCTGGGAGGAAGAACGGGACGGTGGTCATGTAtgaaggggttgggatgAACGAAGAGGAAACGAAGCCGACTTGGGAGTGGGGGGTGAATGATGGGGAGAGCGCAGTTGGTGCGACGGCTATGCATTCGAGTGGGAGTGTGCTGGCTACTTGCTCGGGGAGTTGGAAGGTGGCGGATGGTGATAGCAGTGATGAGGGTAGCAGCGATGATAGCGACAGCGACAGTGAGGATGACTCGTCATCCGGGAAAAAGCCAGCTTTTGTCGTCGAGGAAACAAGCCTCAAGGTCTGGAGTATTGATGCCAGCAATGGTGCGGCAGCGCAAGAATTTGAGCCACTAGAGGGAGATGTGGAAGAGAAAGAATGA